The window agccTTACACATCCTGTTGCAAGGTTCTTTAGATCCAAACccatgttgtgttgtgttatgttgtATTAGAACAGAATTGTTACTAAAAGTACTTATACCAGCCTAATTTTAAACTGCTAAACATTAATGTTGTGACCATTTTCACATTATCTTTAAGGTTAGGTTTATTAATAAGCAAATTAAAATAAGCCGCTAGGAAAGAGGTTTTTTTGATGGACCTGATTATTCAGTTATAGCAGCTAAATGTTTTTACCACTAAACATAGCAAATGGGTTCAAATTCTGAGGTCCTCTGTGCCCCAAAATACAATTCTAAATGTGCAGCCCTttcgggtttgtttgttttttaagtcacTTGCCTGGTAGCCCTTGTAAACAAGATCTGCCTGATGAGAAATCCATGTTTTTTTGTCATTCAGTCAAACAGTGTGCCAAAAACTACCCCATGTACCTCCGATCAAGTAGATCACTAAAAATTTTAAATTTGCCCAACAGCTGCCCTTTCCATACATCTTCCTTACATTTTCTTGACTTCATGCACCAAAATGGTGACAAATGAACCAGCCAAGAATAAACCTTGGCTACAATTCTGTTGGTGAACCACAAGCTTGGGCTTGGATGATACTCAAAGCCAAACCTCAGCTTGGCTCAGTGTGGGATGGGAACAAAAGGAACcaaggaagagcaaagcagctgtgagcaCTTTTCTGGGAGCCAACACATTCACACAGCccagtaagccatggtttggcttactgtGCGTTGTGAATCTGGCCAGACTGTGCTATATGATCTATCTAAAATTCCAGAGGTATGGTACACATACAAAGGTAAAGTACCGAGAGATAAGCAGCAGTAGTTCATGGCTGGCAAAGTCTTCTCTTACTAAAGTGAACAGGTTTAGCCATagttcagtggaagagcacaCGCTCTGGTTCCCGAATGCCTTCAACATTCCAGATTCAATGGTCTGACTCCCATGGATGgcgaacctgtggctctctacaTTTTATTGGgcgaccaatggtcagggatgatggaacctgtagtccaacaatgcctTGAGGGCCACAGTTTAGCAACTCCTTCGTTAAATTTAAGTTTTATACTGAAAAACAAGGATGTGGTCTCCTCCAACATGAAAGCAATGTTTCTGAGGTTGGAAGTCAGTGTTGCTTTCTAACTACATCTGGGCTAAGCAATCAGTTCTGAGCATGTACTTGTAACATGTTGTGGTAACAAATATATTCCAAATTTCATTTTGGCAAACTAGTTTTTTTTTGTTAGGCgtgttttttctttcatttctaacACACTCAGTATTTAAGCCTTTCTTCCTATTCATATAAATAACTAGATGTCGAAATGTTGTATCATTTCCCAGCTTGCTTTTATTCTCGCAAATTTACAACACCATCGTGAAAAAATTCATTCAGAAGTTCATTGGTGTTCAATAGGGCTTGTTTCAAGTTAAGTGCATAGAAGACTCCAACCCTAAATTACCAAAACCACTTCTGTTGTTTAGTCTACACTAAGGCTCATAGGCTAAGAGGAACTAGAAAGCCTTAACGCACACCTGCAAACTTTAGTTTGCTTTCATTTCCAAGGTCCTATTGATCTAGGAGACCTAAATAATCCAGTGGACAATGGCAAGATAAATTGGTTATCATGTGTCCTAATCTACACATGCCACTGATTACAGATGCACAGGAGAAACATGTGTTTGGGTCTTTAACCAAGGATTTTGGTGTACTAGGGTAAACTAGGTCTCTTGATGATGGGTCTTAGGGATGAAATATTAGTCATGTAAGGGGGAAAGGGGCTATGGATCAAGAGGTTCTCTGGAACTTGGAGAAAACAATGCCCTTCCAGGCCCCTTGAGCCTTGCATGTTTGGGGTGAAGACTTGGGGGAGGAACATGAGGCTGTGGATTCTCTTGGAACCCTGACTAAAATCAAGTATAAATTATaaagatggaggtgggaggaTCAGAACCTGACTATATTCCTGAAGAACCAAGCACATTTTCCCATCTGGATCCCCTCTTAAGGGTTTGGTCATATGAAAGAGGGGTTTTCCTACACTGAAGAATGGGAAGTGTATCTAAAACAGTCATGGGTAGTTAGTCTGTGGGGTGCAAACAGTATTCTGTTAGCATAAATTGGGTGACGGTCTCTAACCTAGATGGCTACTGATGTGTTTACCAGTGCCTGCCATAATGCTTCTCGCATAGAGCTTTTCCTAGGCAGGCCTCTAAAACCAATCAAGAGGTGTTCTGTAATGGTTTGATCGCTGTAGGAACCAGGCTGGCAGGAAGACACTTGCATATTCCGGAGGTCTCACACACTTCTTTGCATAACTAGTGAGAGTCATTCCAGTTGCTAAAGAATAATTTTATCCTCGCTCTCTTAGCCAAAGCTAAGTTTAGTTTCTCAAACAAAAATTGAGATTTCTAAAGTCATAGTGCGGATGAACATTCAAAATGGTGGTGGGACCTCAGTAACAAATTTGGATCTAGAATCCATGTTAGATATGATGTGTTAACACTGATTAGCTATTTTCCCTGCTTTCTGATCTAAGTTGAAGATCCCATCCAAACTGCACTAAACAAAGAATAATAAGCTTCTTGATAGTAATATGTGGTCTCCATGTCAGCTACTCATGGTGGCTTAAGCCAACATTGTTGCAACAGCCTCATGTATGTGATGCTAAGCTAGCTGACTGGTGGTCTAAATTCCATTATAGCAAGCCTGTAAATAATCAATTGCTCATTCACCTGTGATGAgtaagaatctcctccagcataCCAGGCAGGAAGCTTAACAAAATGTCACCTTTTAAAGGGCAGCACAAGTTACTTTCATAGGTGGGGGGAGGGTAGGAACATTAGTAAAAGCTGAGTAGGTTAGTAGACATATTTGCAAGACTGCATTGCAGCAAGCTTCTGCAAAATATCTAGTGGTTAGTACTCCATTGCCATAACTAACTTTGTGGTAGCTAAAGGCTCCTTAAGAGAGTAGGTTGGGGCATGCAATTATGTCCCCAACCCATCTTATCTCTCTGTCCTATGTAATGCTTTTGCAAATAGCTGCTGTGCTTCATTTGGACTTTCTGGAACCACAGATTTCATTGCTAACAATGATCAGCTACTGCAGTAGTAGCAAACACTGCAATCTTTGCAAGAAATGAGCAAGTGTCAAAACCAGTGGCACCTGCCACTtgtgcacattaaaaaaacacacagcagaGGCAGCTCAAAAGCACAGCAGCTCAGAAGACGAAGTGAGACCAAAGGTTTTCTCATTCAGCCACAAAAACCGGGAGGGTGTGGGGAGCTGCAAAGCagcaggcactggcaacccacccAAGAGAGTGAAAGAAAGTAAAAAGACTCTCTTTTACCATGTTCAGAACTTCCTCTTTCAAATTATCTGCTGCCAAAAGACTGCAGAGTTTTTCAGTCTACTTCCCTCTACTTTCACATCATCTTGTTTCAGATATGAGCAtactggaggaggagggagatatGGTCACTCTTTGACCTGAGTAATGGTGCCTAAATACATTGTTCAGACTTTGCCACTTACAGCAAATAAAATGAGTTTTCATTAACACATTGTGTATGAGAAAATCCATTGAATATTCAGGAAATATTTTTGTCTGTTGATAATTCTGCAATATTAGTAAATACCAAACAATTGCTCTTGCGCAACAACCTGCTCTTTATGGCAACAACAAATTTGATAATTTGTGAAATGATCAGCATTTCTCTATAACGAGGGTGGGTGATCATGGACTATTGATGAACCCTTAGCCAGTTTCTAGTGAACCACCTGTTGGTGCCTAGaatttttgcaaaaaataataataaaatgttaagaCTAGGCCTGCCTTGGTCTAATTCAAGTCAATGCATACTTAAGTTCTTAATCAAGAAAGCATGCTTAGACTCACCATAGGACTCACTATGTCAGAGCCAATACAGAAACCATGAAAATGCATTCCTGCTTTGTAGATTTCAGCAGGCACTGGGAGATTCTAGTAAGATTCAAGCAAAGTCTACAAAACTGAAGTCAGTCCACCTTCctctacaacaggggtcagcaaactttttcagcaggaggccggtccactgtccctcagaccttgtggggggacggactattttttttggggggtgaacaaattcctatgccccacaaataacccagagatgcattttaaataaaaggacacattctactcatgtaaaaacacaatgattcccggactgtccacgggccagatttagaaggcgattgggctgggtccggccccgggccttcgtttgcctacccatgctctacaaTATAGTTATTATAAAGTTGCTTCTCTAAAaacttgtttctgtttttttttcctaAACAATATTCATTGGCATGATTTGCACCTcactttaaactatggtttaaatgtGGACACACAGCTGATGCACATGGCTAAAACTGCAGATGCTTCACTCCTCTCCTACTCCTGTTGCACTACCAGGAATGAAGTCATGATCTGCCTTTTTCAGCATGTTCTGGTCTCACTGATCTCTAGGTAAAAGCAAAACCCCGAAGAAAATTTTCTGTTTACATAAAATGCGCAAAAGGATGGTTAGATAAATAATTGTTCTCCACTGGGCTCCCTTGTAGAGGCTCAACATAGTAAGTTCATGTTTATTTTTTCAGAGATATATATGTTTAGTTCTCTAAATCACCTTTATAACTATAAAAAAAGAATGAGCTACATTCTGATCTAAAATTATGTGCTAATTCTTCAGGCTAACAATCATGACTTTCTGCACGAACCTTTCACAGAGCAGAGgggagaaaatacattttaattatttaaaataaaagcagttaaGCTAGAGTTGCTGAATGGAGGTAGAAACTTGCTACAGACCACGTTCCTTCTCTCAAgccttctgcattgcagggggttggactcgatgaccctcaggatcccttccaaccctacagttctatgaagaACTGCTTTGCTGTGGCTGACTTCTGTGCCCCGCTCCACCCACCTGCCCATTTTGCATTAGCATCAGCATTTTACAGAACTTCAGGGGGTCATTTGTAACTTATAAAGATCTCATGGGTCTATAAACTAAGCTAGCACATTAGAAGTTATGTTCAGCCGAAGTTTAACATGCAGCATTTTAAGAGAAACCACTTTCTCCCCAGTGAAATGCAAGCATGGGATTGCCCAGTTCTAAATGCATCTTCCCCATTGCAAACTAACCTGACTGATTGTGCGACTTAATTTATCATTGATCTGTTTTGGTTTTTAGGTGTCATGTTGTAAGATTTGAATAACTACAATCAAAATCTAATTGCAATGTCTGGAAGCGATCATCCTGAAGAGTACAGAATTTCATCGCTTGTCTTCTACAGCTTTATTTTCGCAATTGGCTTATTTGTTAACGTCACAGCTCTCTGGGTCTTCAGCTGTACCACCAAGAAGAGAACAACTATAACTATCTACATGGTGAACGTTGCATTGCTTGACTTGCTTTTTATATTTTCCTTGCCTTTTCGGATGATTTACTATAGCAAACGGTCTTGGTTCTTTGGAGATGTCTTCTGCCGGGTTCTTAGTGCATTTACAATTTTTTACCCCAGCATCGCTCTATGGCTGCTAGCTTTTATAAGCGTGGATAGAtatatggctgttgtgcagcccAAACATGCTAAGGAACTCAAGAACACAACCAAAGCTCTGATAGCCTGCATAGGCCTTTGGATAACGACTCTAGCGACATCTTCTCCACTGTTATTCTTAGATTCTGATCCAGACAGAACTTCAAACTTCACCACTTGCATTAAGATGATGGATATTATCTACCTAAAGGAAGTCAATGTATTAAATTTTTCTCGACTGATTCTTTTCTTCTTGATCCCTCTATTTATCATGATTGGTTGTTACCTAGTCATCATTCACAGTCTCATTCGTGGAAGAACTTCCAAGCTGAAACCAAAGGCTAAAGAGAGGTCCATCAGAATTATTGTGACACTGATTATCCAAGTGCTTGTGTGTTTTGTGCCTTTTcacatttgttttgcatttctgctgct of the Lacerta agilis isolate rLacAgi1 chromosome 4, rLacAgi1.pri, whole genome shotgun sequence genome contains:
- the GPR18 gene encoding N-arachidonyl glycine receptor, whose amino-acid sequence is MSGSDHPEEYRISSLVFYSFIFAIGLFVNVTALWVFSCTTKKRTTITIYMVNVALLDLLFIFSLPFRMIYYSKRSWFFGDVFCRVLSAFTIFYPSIALWLLAFISVDRYMAVVQPKHAKELKNTTKALIACIGLWITTLATSSPLLFLDSDPDRTSNFTTCIKMMDIIYLKEVNVLNFSRLILFFLIPLFIMIGCYLVIIHSLIRGRTSKLKPKAKERSIRIIVTLIIQVLVCFVPFHICFAFLLLQHGPVSYNPWGAFTTFLMNLSTCLDVILYYLVSKQFQARVISVMLYRNYLRSVRRKSIRSGSMRSLSNINSEMI